CGGGCTGACCGTCGGGGTGCGACACTGGTTCGGAACGCCACGAACACCGGAGTCGCCGGGGAACGCCGGCCGCCGAGGCAGCCGAGCAGGGAGAGATGCGTCGTGAGGATCGGACTCGTCGGACTGGGACGGATGGGCGCCAGCATGGCCGATCGCCTCGGCGAGCACGGCCACGAGGTGGTCGGGTTCGACACCGACCCCACCAAGGGCGACGTCGGATCGATCGACGCACTGGTCCAGGCCCTCGACGGCGAACAGCGGCGCGTGGTCTGGGTCATGGTCCCAGCGGGCCCACCGACCGCCGAGACGATCCAGGCGCTGGCCGGTGTGCTCGCACCGGGCGATCTCGTGGTCGACGGCGGCAACTCGAACTACCGCGACTCACAGCAGCACGCCGAGTTGCTCGGCGAACATCAGGTGGCGTTCGTCGACGCGGGGGTGTCGGGCGGGATCTGGGGACGCACCGAGGGCTACTGCATCATGGCCGGGGGCCACGCCGACGACATCGCCCACCTGCGACCGGTCCTCGACGCCCTCGTGACCGAGGATGGGTTCGCCCACGTGGGGTCCGCCGGCGCCGGGCACTACGCCAAGATGATCCACAACGGGGTCGAGTACGCCATGATGCAGGCCTTCGCCGAGGGGTACGAACTGCTCGACGCCACCGACCTCGACCTCGATGTCGCCGCCACCTTCGAGGTGTGGCGCCACGGCAGCGTGGTCCGATCGTGGCTGCTCGACCTGCTGGCCCCAGCGCTGGCCGCCGATCCCGCCCTGTCGTCGGTGCGCGGCTACGCCGACGACTCCGGCGAGGGACGATGGACGGTGCACGAGGCCGTCGCCCGGGGCGTCCCCGCTCCGGCGATCACCGCATCGCTCTATGCCCGGTTCGCGTCCCGCCAGGACGACTCACCCGCCATGCGGGCGATCGCCACCCTGCGCAACCGCTTCGGCGGCCACGACACCCGACCCGGCGCTGGCTGAGCCCGGCCCGATCGGTACGGGTGGCATGAGATCGGGAGAGCCAGGGTAGAGATGGACGGGGC
The sequence above is drawn from the Acidimicrobiales bacterium genome and encodes:
- the gnd gene encoding decarboxylating 6-phosphogluconate dehydrogenase; the protein is MRIGLVGLGRMGASMADRLGEHGHEVVGFDTDPTKGDVGSIDALVQALDGEQRRVVWVMVPAGPPTAETIQALAGVLAPGDLVVDGGNSNYRDSQQHAELLGEHQVAFVDAGVSGGIWGRTEGYCIMAGGHADDIAHLRPVLDALVTEDGFAHVGSAGAGHYAKMIHNGVEYAMMQAFAEGYELLDATDLDLDVAATFEVWRHGSVVRSWLLDLLAPALAADPALSSVRGYADDSGEGRWTVHEAVARGVPAPAITASLYARFASRQDDSPAMRAIATLRNRFGGHDTRPGAG